From Terriglobales bacterium, one genomic window encodes:
- a CDS encoding TonB family protein, which produces MPSLSDRTDAHGETRPAAAPRLLTELEPWHHVFFRNLGDLLFLRGQPAPLIAARTAPFWPDVFVTRGLPTRALTQSGLGHVLVLLAIYGISTAWFSSRAGQVNAFRNASITYYNVSEYLPPIESGSEPAKIEKKGEPAFAKQKIISLPRNPDNSRQTIIDPSTTRILRGDVRMPNLVAWDPVPAPVPMAGARDASKIFLPAPDLSVVQPAPSDARGNVARVALPSPSLDVVQPAPKPGGAATDVARLNLPGAALDAVVPPPANATDVTRKPGELNMSAALTSVQVPRLPVPEERAAVAGAGGGGEGASAPLSAGIGGAAGQAAGRLIALGLDPAAVHGPIPVPGGNRSGAFAAGPEGKPGAPGTPDITAGGSGPGGSGSGSGGPGRGSSSGEVPPGITIGAGPNPPGGVVAGGVPTVASPPGTNGNARSAPSNAGKSPLMASVTPPRVGDVARQPQPPNAPAKVEDQVFGARKYYSMALNMPNLTSSGGSWIVNFAELGESRVKGELTAPVPTLKVDPKYPPDLMASRVEGVVTLYAVIHSDGTVGEVRILRGLDDRLDENARTALEHWHFQPATKNGAAVALEAVVQIPFKAFRVRF; this is translated from the coding sequence ATGCCGAGTCTTTCAGATCGGACGGACGCGCACGGGGAGACTCGGCCCGCAGCCGCGCCACGTCTGCTTACCGAACTCGAACCCTGGCACCACGTCTTCTTCCGCAATCTCGGCGACCTGCTGTTTCTCAGGGGCCAGCCTGCGCCGCTCATCGCCGCGCGGACCGCGCCTTTCTGGCCCGACGTGTTTGTCACTCGCGGCCTGCCCACCCGCGCCCTGACGCAGTCAGGCCTCGGGCACGTTCTCGTCCTGCTCGCAATTTACGGCATCTCGACGGCCTGGTTTTCGTCGCGAGCCGGGCAGGTGAATGCCTTTCGCAACGCCAGTATCACCTACTACAACGTTTCCGAGTACCTGCCGCCCATCGAATCCGGCAGCGAGCCCGCCAAGATTGAAAAGAAGGGCGAGCCGGCATTCGCCAAACAGAAAATCATTTCGCTGCCCCGTAACCCCGACAATTCCCGGCAGACGATCATCGACCCCTCCACCACGCGCATCCTCCGCGGAGACGTCCGCATGCCGAACCTGGTGGCCTGGGACCCTGTTCCCGCGCCGGTGCCGATGGCCGGCGCCCGCGATGCTTCAAAGATTTTCCTCCCCGCGCCCGACCTGAGCGTTGTCCAGCCGGCGCCCTCCGACGCCCGCGGCAATGTTGCGCGCGTTGCACTGCCCTCTCCGTCGCTCGACGTGGTTCAGCCGGCGCCCAAACCCGGCGGCGCCGCAACCGACGTGGCCAGGCTCAACCTTCCCGGCGCCGCGCTCGATGCCGTGGTCCCGCCGCCCGCGAACGCAACCGACGTCACTCGCAAGCCCGGCGAGTTGAACATGTCCGCAGCGCTCACGTCGGTCCAGGTCCCGCGTCTTCCCGTACCGGAGGAGCGCGCGGCCGTGGCGGGAGCCGGTGGCGGCGGTGAGGGCGCTTCGGCGCCCTTGTCAGCCGGCATAGGTGGCGCCGCGGGCCAGGCGGCAGGTAGGCTGATCGCCCTCGGGCTCGACCCGGCCGCGGTTCACGGGCCCATTCCCGTACCCGGCGGCAATCGCAGCGGCGCTTTTGCTGCTGGACCAGAGGGCAAACCCGGCGCGCCCGGCACGCCCGATATCACTGCGGGCGGCAGCGGACCCGGCGGCAGCGGCTCCGGTTCCGGCGGACCTGGACGCGGCAGCTCCTCCGGCGAAGTGCCCCCCGGCATCACCATCGGCGCCGGTCCTAATCCTCCAGGCGGCGTGGTTGCGGGCGGTGTGCCGACCGTCGCGTCGCCTCCGGGCACGAATGGCAATGCCCGTTCCGCGCCCAGCAATGCAGGCAAGAGTCCGCTGATGGCTTCCGTGACGCCTCCTCGCGTTGGCGACGTCGCTCGGCAGCCCCAGCCTCCGAATGCTCCGGCGAAGGTCGAAGACCAGGTGTTCGGCGCCAGGAAGTATTACTCGATGGCGCTCAACATGCCGAACCTCACGTCATCCGGAGGCAGCTGGATCGTGAACTTTGCCGAACTCGGCGAATCACGCGTGAAGGGCGAACTCACGGCGCCGGTGCCCACGCTGAAAGTTGATCCGAAGTACCCGCCTGACCTGATGGCTTCGCGCGTGGAAGGTGTTGTGACGCTCTACGCCGTGATTCACTCCGATGGCACGGTCGGCGAGGTCCGCATCCTGCGCGGACTCGACGACCGCCTCGACGAGAACGCGCGCACCGCCCTCGAGCACTGGCACTTTCAGCCCGCCACCAAGAACGGCGCCGCCGTGGCGCTGGAAGCAGTCGTGCAAATCCCGTTCAAAGCATTCAGAGTTCGGTTCTGA